A single window of Zea mays cultivar B73 chromosome 10, Zm-B73-REFERENCE-NAM-5.0, whole genome shotgun sequence DNA harbors:
- the LOC542128 gene encoding yabby14, with protein sequence MTSPVPETFSLQDQQPPPPPPAEQEQICYVHCSYCDTILAVGVPCSSLFQTVTVRCGHCANLLYVNLRALLLPPATAPAAANHLPPFGQALLSPTSPHGLLDAETMSSSSFQAPSLPSAEPPSAACVSGITSINNTACGGNNAASAMAPPPAKPALHEPPQLPRSAASANKTSEKRQRVPSAYNRFIKDEIQRIKASNPDITHREAFSAAAKNWAHFPHIHFGLMPDQGLKKHPMQTQEGAECMLFKDGLYAAAAAATAASSMGISPF encoded by the exons ATGACGTCGCCGGTGCCGGAGACGTTCAGCCTGCAGGaccagcagccgccgccgccgccgccagcggAGCAGGAGCAGATCTGCTACGTGCACTGCAGCTACTGCGACACCATCCTCGCG GTGGGCGTGCCGTGCAGCAGCCTGTTCCAGACGGTCACCGTGCGGTGCGGCCACTGCGCCAACCTGCTCTACGTCAACCTCCGCGCCCTCCTGCTGCCGCCGGCGACGGCGCCCGCGGCCGCCAACCATCTACCGCCCTTCGGCCAGGCTCTCCTCTCCCCGACCTCACCGCACGGTCTACTC GATGCTGAGAcgatgtcgtcgtcgtcgttccaAGCGCCGAGCCTGCCGAGCGCTGAACCGCCGAGCGCCGCCTGCGTGAGCGGCATCACGAGCATCAACAACACCGCCTGCGGTGGCAACAACGCCGcgtcggccatggcgccgccaccGGCCAAACCTGCACTGCACGAGCCGCCGCAGCTGCCCAGGAGCGCAGCGTCAGCGAACAAGA CTTCAGAGAAGCGGCAGAGAGTTCCTTCCGCATACAACCGTTTCATCAA AGATGAGATCCAGCGCATCAAGGCCAGCAATCCCGACATCACTCACAGGGAAGCTTTCAGCGCGGCTGCCAAGAAT TGGGCCCATTTCCCACACATCCATTTCGGCCTCATGCCCGATCAGGGTCTGAAGAAGCACCCCATGCAAACTCAG GAGGGAGCTGAATGCATGCTTTTCAAGGACGGTCtatacgccgccgccgccgccgccacagcGGCGTCCAGCATGGGCATCTCTCCATTCTGA